A region of Cucumis melo cultivar AY chromosome 2, USDA_Cmelo_AY_1.0, whole genome shotgun sequence DNA encodes the following proteins:
- the LOC103491954 gene encoding glucan endo-1,3-beta-glucosidase 4-like → MRERCCGIVVLLLFGMCINALGAFVGVNLGTSVSNLPSPSDIVAILKSHQITHLRLYNADPQLLKALANSSIEVIVGVTNEEVLRIGESPAAAAAWVNKNVAAHLPGTNITAIAVGSEVLTTIPHVGPVLVPAMYSLHKALVAANLNYLIKVSTPQSMDIIPRPFPPSTASFDASWNSTIYQLLQFLKNTKSYYMLNAYPYYGYTSGNGSFPLDYALFRSLPAIKQIVDPNTLFHYNSMFDAMVDATYYSIEAFNFSEIPVVVTETGWPSFGGANEPDATIQNAGTYVSNLIRRVSNDSGPPSQPTIPINTYLYELFNEDKRPGPISEKNWGILFPNGSAVYPLSLMSGRATANSSEVYCVAKDGADEDKLQDGLNWACGQGGANCVAIQQGRPCFLPNNITDHASYAYNDYYQKMRGAGGTCDFDGTATLTTVDPSHGSCIFTGSSNSSGGGGFSPPALGPSGQLPGASSKLQMSSFQLFILVIFSWALMFIFT, encoded by the exons ATGCGAGAAAGGTGTTGCGGAATTGTGGTCTTGCTTCTATTTGGGATGTGTATCAATGCATTAG GTGCGTTTGTGGGGGTTAACCTTGGGACCAGTGTCTCCAATCTTCCATCACCTTCCGATATAGTTGCAATTCTTAAATCCCATCAAATAACTCATCTCCGCCTTTACAACGCTGATCCTCAACTGCTAAAGGCCCTAGCAAACAGTAGCATTGAAGTAATTGTTGGTGTGACCAATGAGGAAGTTCTCAGGATCGGTGAATCTCCGGCAGCTGCTGCAGCTTGGGTTAATAAAAATGTTGCGGCTCACTTGCCAGGAACAAATATTACTGCTATTGCTGTTGGCAGTGAGGTTCTAACTACAATTCCTCACGTTGGTCCAGTCTTAGTTCCAGCCATGTATTCACTACACAAAGCCTTGGTTGCTGCTAATCTGAACTATCTGATCAAAGTTTCCACTCCCCAATCAATGGACATAATACCTCGGCCTTTCCCCCCGTCCACCGCTTCCTTTGATGCTTCATGGAACTCTACTATCTATCAGCTTCTCCAGTTTTTAAAGAACACAAAGTCCTACTACATGTTGAATGCCTATCCTTATTATGGATACACTAGTGGGAATGGAAGTTTTCCACTAGATTATGCACTTTTCCGATCACTTCCTGCAATTAAGCAGATTGTTGACCCAAACACTCTTTTCCATTATAATAGTATGTTTGATGCTATGGTTGATGCGACCTACTACTCAATCGAGGCTTTCAATTTTTCTGAGATTCCCGTTGTAGTTACCGAGACTGGCTGGCCATCGTTTGGTGGAGCAAATGAACCTGATGCTACAATTCAAAATGCTGGCACCTATGTTAGCAATCTGATCAGGAGAGTTTCAAATGATTCAGGTCCACCTAGTCAGCCAACTATTCCAATCAACACATACCTTTATGAATTGTTTAATGAAGACAAGAGGCCAGGCCCGATTTCGGAAAAAAACTGGGGTATACTTTTCCCCAATGGATCTGCTGTTTATCCTTTGAGTTTAATGTCTGGCCGTGCAACAGCAAATTCTTCTGAAGTTTATTGTGTGGCTAAAGATGGGGCGGATGAAGATAAGTTGCAAGACGGCTTGAATTGGGCTTGTGGACAAGGAGGGGCAAACTGTGTGGCAATTCAGCAAGGGAGGCCATGCTTTCTCCCGAATAACATTACTGACCATGCTTCTTATGCATATAATGATTACTATCAGAAAATGCGTGGTGCTGGTGGAACATGCGACTTTGATGGCACTGCTACACTCACGACGGTAGATCCTA GTCATGGGTCTTGCATATTCACGGGAAG TTCAAATTCAAGTGGTGGAGGTGGATTTTCTCCTCCAGCATTGGGGCCTTCAGGTCAGCTTCCTGGTGCAAGTTCAAAGTTGCAGATGTCTTCATTTCAGCTCTTCATTTTGGTAATCTTTTCTTGGGCTttgatgtttatttttacaTGA